In Gracilinanus agilis isolate LMUSP501 chromosome 1, AgileGrace, whole genome shotgun sequence, the sequence CAAGGTCTTTCATACAATTCAGGTCAGCCTGGAGCCTAGATATTCCAGCATAGACAACTGGTTCCATCTTGGAGGCAAGGAAAACATTGGAGAAGCAGCTCACCAACCACTCCACAGCATCTTTAAACTCAGCTGTCGCCTTCTCATCCACGTGAATACAGTATACATTTTGGGGCATGTAAACAGCCCTGAAGAGTCTCTCAAAGGTTTCAAAATCTTTATGTACCACCATTACATAAGCCAAAGGAAACTGTGCTTCTTCTTTTGACAGGGGAGCTGTTATGTAGTGACTTTGGAGCAAGTAGTCTTGGCAAGAAGTTTTTCCAAATGATGTTGTCAGGGCAGTTTTTTGCAAAGAAAGCATCTGTCCTTTGATAATTGAATCACAAACTTCATCAAGAACTGAAGAGTTTGAGATTTTTAGCATTTTCGAGTTTGTTTCCATGAACGTGTTGATATAAAAGTAAAGGATTATCACTGTAAATGTAAGCATTGCTAAGTAACTACAtttctttgaattcatttttttaaaaaaaattctgttctaAATGTCCTATGActttaatatttccaaaaattAGCCTTTAAGTTCTTCCACTGGTCTTATGGGTCTTGTAGCTGTAATTTCTTGATCTGAGAAAGAACAGAAGAGTTTCAATTCACTCAAGGAAATCCTAACAACCCAAATAAGGTCCTCCCTTGAAGGGGCAGTGACACTGCCTATCTGTGGGCTTTGAACAGAGCTTTGAGGGAATGAAGCTGGCTGGCCTGCTGAGTGATGTTCAGTTACAGCAAAATAAGATGGGTAATTCTCTAGATGTGGAAAGTTCCATTGCTTGTAAATTAGAGAGGAGCTATCCATCCCATATTAGTCTTTTCAGGGTCAAGTACTAATCATAAAATCTGTGGAAAATGCCagaaggggaaaatatatatctctaaaCTATTTGTGCTCTTCATTTCTCTGCACCAGGGAAGCAAGAGAATCTAGTTGGCAAAGACAACAGTTTCTGTTGCTCAGCACCCAGGcttcttttcatttaaagaaaagaaatcaagaattaatttttttgatcTAGACTTTGCAAAATGTCGCCAACcttgttgctttttaaaataacttttaaaataactttttaaaataacttcttagaatcaatattgagtattggttccacggcagaatggcaagggctagacaatggaggttaagtgacttttccagggtcacagctaagaaaataagataactgaaaacagatttgaacccaggacctcccatctcaaggcctggctctctaattcactgagccactcagctattCATCCTTGAAAGGTATTCTTAAGAGTGTGAATATCTTCCTCCCTTAATTGTAAAGGTAGGGAACTCTAGTTATATATTATTGCAACTCAATATGTTGATTGTTtttgctgaaatttttttcttttttagttgctATCAGGGAAGATAGGAAAGACCCTAATAAGTGAATTGGAAATGTAAACTTCTTTGTGGAAGATAGGgttatgtgataattagattaagactacactgcccatctttagatttaatcaccaaaagtgagaacacctccaattttgggaggtccataacccatgtgtgctagagtgggtgatgaatcagaatcaactgactgccccccaggcagtcctaagagaagtgtttgttgtgattggacatgcaaactagggaGGAGACACAGGAAGTGGCCCATAAGTgaaccctttaaaaagagagagttgagtgagtcaagGGGTCTTTGGCTGGATAGAGGTTTTCTGCTGGAGAAGGGCTTCTGGATCGTGAACTGGatgtggaggagctctggacctgggaccctgagaccttggtgagactgctcttaaatctctttcttagaactacacatgaactcctttaacctcccaggaggtactagcctccaggaggctcccttgattgggagaagcccttgtggctaaatcCCTTATtaacttttaggctctggctgggcctctagAGCCCTGCAGGAGTAAAGcgcagacttgaatacaaatctcttattctaccctcttctcatctttctacttccactctctcttatattttgtaaataaacttccataaaaatcattttgacttgaggttattccttaattggggatttttcccctggtgaccaatattttaatattcaacaCAAAAACCCCTTCTCCCCTTTACAGTTACTCCTAAGCACTTTGGATGATCAAAAGCCTCCTATATTCAAAATGGCAATAGATATCTGAGGAATAGTTAGTGGAAAACCAAATCAAAGATTTATCCCatctacatttattttctttttgaatcatATCTTATGTCTTCCATTTGTAAGGTTGAATTTATTGTAAATTTTTTAGGCTTATTTgtttaaacacaca encodes:
- the LOC123254681 gene encoding N-acetyllactosaminide beta-1,6-N-acetylglucosaminyl-transferase-like, producing MNSKKCSYLAMLTFTVIILYFYINTFMETNSKMLKISNSSVLDEVCDSIIKGQMLSLQKTALTTSFGKTSCQDYLLQSHYITAPLSKEEAQFPLAYVMVVHKDFETFERLFRAVYMPQNVYCIHVDEKATAEFKDAVEWLVSCFSNVFLASKMEPVVYAGISRLQADLNCMKDLVASKVQWKYIINTCGQDFPLKTNKEIIQHLKGFKQRNITPGVLPPPHITRRTNYVYKEQKYDLFSFILWTLRKKTLPPHNLTIYFGSAYVALTREFANFVLQDQRAIDLLEWSKDTYSPDEHFWVTLNRIPGMADFYSYFSLLLGSMDIVEKKP